The nucleotide window GACACGGGCTCTCTCGACGTCCACATACGCTGGCTCAGAGAAAAAATCGAGCAGGATCCAAGCTCCCCGACCTATATAAAGACAGTGCGTGGGATTGGTTACAAGATCGTTTGTGAGGGTGAAGATTAGGCTCTTTCTTCCAAGTGTCATATTTGCCGTATTGGTGACTTTCCTGGTGACTGTCATTGTGCAATCAGCAGGCCTGCTGTTTTCTGTATGGATCAGGTGGTTGATATGCGCGGTTCTGCTTGTAATGCTTTGCTTTGCCTATGCGCGTGCTTCGACTTTGAAAGCCAAACGCGCAGCGCGCTTATCGCAGGCGATCAAACAAATCGCCTCGGGTTCGGAATCTTTCGATCAACGCGTCATATTGGATGAGTTTGGTCACGACCTGGCTAATACAGTTATAAGCCTCAGCGAGAGCATAAGGGTGCTCAGGCGCGAAAAGCGCCAGGGCATGATTGTGATAGAAAGTATGGCTGACGGTGTCATCACAGTCGATGCTCAGGGTCGTATTATGCTGTGCAATGCCGCGGCTCGTCGAATATGCGGTGTAGATGAGTCACAGATCGGAGTGCAGCTCGAGGACACCGACGTGCATCCTGAAATCACCAGACTGGCGTATGAGTCCATGTCCGGCAGGTGCGTTCTGAGTTCTGAAATCAGGCTTCCCGGCTGGCCGCAGCGAGTGATAAGCATTCGAGCCGCATGGTATCGGCAGGCGAGTTCGTCGGAGGATAGCGCGCTTATCATATTGCACGACCTTACGGACGTCCGGCGTCACGAGATGAACCAGAGAGAGTTTGTTGCCAATGTCAGCCATGAGCTAAAGACACCGATTACGGCAGTCAGGACAACGGCGGAAGCGCTGCTTGCAGGCGCAAAAAACGATGAAGATTTTGTGGACAGGTTTCTGAACTCCATCATCTCGGAGAGCGATAGACTGTCATCGTTGATCGAGGACTTGCTGGATATCGCAAGGCGAGATTCGGGCATCACAAAGACTGAGAAATCTACCTGCTTTGTATCGGAGATTATCAGCCGCGCTGTAAGGGTAATCAATCCGCAGGCTGTAAGCAAGAACATATCGGTCGATATCACTGCTCCCGATGACCTGGTAGGTTATTGTGATGAAGCGCAGGCGGTGCAAATGGTCCGCAACCTGGTGGATAACGCGGTCAAATATACCGCCGAGGGCGGGCATGTCTCAGTCGAGGCTAAGACGCATGGATCGGGGATTGAGATAACGGTCGCCGACACCGGTATCGGCATTCCGCAGGGCGAGATAGATCGTATCTTCGAGCGTTTTTATCGGGTAGATAAGGCTCGGTCCCGGCGCCTGGGAGGCACTGGGCTTGGCCTGGCTATCGTTAAAGATATAGTTGAGTCTCACGGCGGCAAGATCGACGTGCGCACTCAACTCGGCAAAGGCAGCTCATTTACAGTTACACTGCCCGGCAGGGATGACTGGCTGCCGGTTGAAGACACCTGATGGCAGATTGACTGGTGGCGAAGCTCCCGCTGAGCCGAGACAATTTGGTGC belongs to Armatimonadota bacterium and includes:
- a CDS encoding ATP-binding protein, which gives rise to MRVKIRLFLPSVIFAVLVTFLVTVIVQSAGLLFSVWIRWLICAVLLVMLCFAYARASTLKAKRAARLSQAIKQIASGSESFDQRVILDEFGHDLANTVISLSESIRVLRREKRQGMIVIESMADGVITVDAQGRIMLCNAAARRICGVDESQIGVQLEDTDVHPEITRLAYESMSGRCVLSSEIRLPGWPQRVISIRAAWYRQASSSEDSALIILHDLTDVRRHEMNQREFVANVSHELKTPITAVRTTAEALLAGAKNDEDFVDRFLNSIISESDRLSSLIEDLLDIARRDSGITKTEKSTCFVSEIISRAVRVINPQAVSKNISVDITAPDDLVGYCDEAQAVQMVRNLVDNAVKYTAEGGHVSVEAKTHGSGIEITVADTGIGIPQGEIDRIFERFYRVDKARSRRLGGTGLGLAIVKDIVESHGGKIDVRTQLGKGSSFTVTLPGRDDWLPVEDT